From one Sus scrofa isolate TJ Tabasco breed Duroc chromosome 9, Sscrofa11.1, whole genome shotgun sequence genomic stretch:
- the MRPL17 gene encoding 39S ribosomal protein L17, mitochondrial, translating into MRLSVAAAISHGRVFRRLGLGPESRIHLLQNLLTGLVRHERIEASWARVDELRGYAEKLIDYGKLGDTNERAMRMADFWLTEKDLIPKLFQVLAPRFQGQNGGYTRMLQIPNRNEQDRAKMAVIEYKGNCLPPLPLPRRDSNLTLLNQLLQGLRQDQEASSHTAQTPAV; encoded by the exons ATGCGGCTGTCGGTGGCCGCCGCCATCTCCCACGGCCGCGTCTTCCGCCGCCTGGGCCTTGGTCCCGAGTCCCGCATCCACCTGTTGCAGAACTTGCTTACGGGACTGGTGCGACACGAACGCATCGAGGCGTCATGGGCACGCGTGGACGAGCTGAGGGGCTACGCGGAGAAG CTCATCGACTATGGGAAGCTGGGAGACACCAACGAACGAGCCATGCGCATGGCTGACTTCTGGCTCACG GAGAAAGACTTGATCCCAAAGCTGTTTCAAGTACTGGCCCCTCGGTTCCAAGGTCAGAATGGGGGCTACACGAGAATGCTGCAGATCCCAAATCGGAATGAGCAGGATCGGGCCAAGATGGCAGTGATCGAGTATAAAGGGAACTGTCTGCCACCTTTGCCCCTGCCTCGCAGGGACAGCAACCTTACACTCCTAAACCAACTACTCCAGGGACTGCGGCAGGACCAGGAAGCAAGCAGCCACACAGCTCAAACACCAGCAGTTTAA